The Mesomycoplasma flocculare ATCC 27399 genome includes a window with the following:
- the rnr gene encoding ribonuclease R, whose protein sequence is MKIVPEERLKNFLQKERTFIEIVRKFNIPFNLNQKLTSQISNLIENFVIFKTAEGKYYSPKLLRAKVGIYRATQSAFGFVEDKENPIKNKNIFIPARFTANALENDEVRINIYADFLKTDQIFGVITKIIQRNTKFLIGKAFKNGNFWDFEPVNFKGSFFFRWNSIDDLVVDNYYKVKIIDYQKNILKISKIQKIGHKNEPFLYVKIPIIESEVSNEFNTDVIQEASKIEKNVGYIDENRIDLRNELIITIDGEDTKDFDDAISVQETNQGNFLLKVHIADVAHYVKQDSAIDIEAQNRGTSIYLPHTVIPMLPEELSNGICSLKPNVDRFTVTMESLINTKGENLYIKIYPSIINSKWQLTYDQVNNFFAKKFSFNNDNLENMLQIALKLNTVLSQFKKKEGYIDLSIDDVKIILDENGFTKSLKLKKRGISEMLIENFMIRANENVSEFLTKRKIPILYRVHSKPDPEKITDFNQILNALGIKNSLNINTNSKEFAKTIEKIKAENNDNFLKYSILRTMQKAVYSTENIGHFGLAANFYSHFTSPIRRYPDLILHRIIRFFIFEKNKNYDFFKEILNKNSYLTTELEQKAFNLERKIVNIKKTEYAKQLIGQTFSAQITAIIKSGFFVEINGLFDAMVINKNLPDNESDPYQLTEDGFCVYNNKRRFKLGEFIDIKIEGANVWDGKIIAVLA, encoded by the coding sequence ATGAAAATTGTACCAGAAGAACGTTTAAAAAATTTTCTTCAAAAAGAAAGAACATTTATTGAAATTGTTAGAAAATTTAACATCCCTTTTAACCTAAACCAAAAACTAACCAGTCAAATTAGCAACCTTATTGAAAATTTTGTTATTTTTAAAACTGCTGAAGGGAAATATTATTCACCCAAACTTCTTAGGGCAAAAGTTGGAATTTACAGAGCAACGCAATCAGCTTTTGGTTTTGTTGAAGACAAAGAAAACCCGATAAAAAACAAAAATATTTTTATTCCCGCGCGGTTTACGGCAAACGCACTAGAAAATGATGAAGTTAGAATCAACATTTATGCCGATTTCCTTAAAACTGATCAAATTTTTGGTGTTATTACCAAAATTATTCAAAGAAATACAAAATTTTTAATCGGAAAAGCCTTTAAAAATGGAAACTTTTGAGATTTTGAGCCTGTAAATTTTAAAGGCTCATTTTTTTTTAGGTGAAATTCAATTGACGATTTAGTTGTCGATAATTATTACAAAGTAAAAATCATCGACTACCAAAAAAATATTCTAAAAATAAGCAAAATTCAAAAAATTGGCCACAAAAACGAACCTTTTTTGTATGTGAAAATACCTATAATTGAATCTGAAGTTTCAAACGAATTTAACACTGATGTTATTCAGGAAGCATCAAAAATAGAAAAAAATGTTGGTTATATTGATGAAAATCGAATAGATTTAAGAAACGAATTAATTATTACAATCGATGGCGAAGATACAAAAGATTTTGATGATGCAATTTCTGTACAGGAAACAAACCAAGGAAATTTTCTTTTAAAAGTTCACATTGCTGATGTAGCTCATTATGTAAAACAAGATAGCGCCATCGATATTGAGGCGCAAAATCGGGGTACATCAATTTATCTTCCTCACACTGTTATACCAATGTTACCAGAAGAATTATCTAACGGGATTTGTTCACTAAAACCAAATGTTGACAGATTTACAGTGACAATGGAATCTTTAATTAATACAAAGGGAGAAAATTTGTATATTAAAATCTACCCTTCTATTATTAATTCAAAATGACAGCTGACATACGACCAGGTTAATAATTTTTTTGCGAAAAAATTCAGTTTTAACAATGACAATTTGGAAAATATGTTACAAATAGCCTTAAAATTAAATACTGTGCTTTCACAATTCAAAAAAAAGGAAGGTTATATTGATTTATCTATTGATGATGTAAAAATTATTTTAGACGAAAATGGTTTTACAAAATCCTTAAAATTAAAAAAAAGGGGAATTTCTGAAATGTTAATCGAAAACTTTATGATCAGAGCCAATGAAAATGTTTCTGAATTCCTAACGAAAAGAAAAATTCCAATTTTATACCGCGTTCATAGCAAGCCTGATCCTGAAAAAATAACAGATTTTAACCAAATCTTGAATGCTTTAGGTATAAAAAATAGCCTAAACATAAACACAAATTCAAAAGAATTTGCCAAAACAATTGAAAAGATAAAAGCCGAAAATAATGACAATTTTTTGAAATATTCAATTTTAAGAACAATGCAAAAAGCTGTTTATAGCACAGAAAACATAGGACATTTTGGATTGGCTGCAAATTTCTATAGTCATTTTACTAGCCCGATTCGACGTTATCCAGATTTAATTTTACATAGAATTATTCGTTTTTTTATTTTTGAAAAGAACAAAAATTATGACTTTTTTAAAGAGATTCTTAATAAAAACTCTTACTTAACTACTGAATTAGAACAAAAAGCCTTTAATTTAGAAAGAAAAATTGTAAATATTAAAAAAACTGAGTATGCAAAACAACTAATTGGGCAAACCTTCAGTGCGCAAATAACTGCAATTATAAAATCTGGTTTTTTTGTTGAAATTAATGGGCTTTTTGATGCCATGGTAATTAATAAAAATTTACCCGATAACGAAAGCGACCCTTATCAGTTAACCGAAGATGGTTTTTGTGTTTATAACAACAAACGCAGATTTAAATTAGGCGAATTTATTGACATTAAAATCGAAGGCGCTAATGTGTGAGACGGAAAAATTATTGCTGTTCTAGCCTAA
- the secG gene encoding preprotein translocase subunit SecG yields the protein MLKTIILTFIAIFGVLIILISLLMSPHSNSFSGALIGSSDLDLFQVSKERGFKKFTKWAMFLLGFIFLALSLVIRLL from the coding sequence ATGTTAAAAACAATTATCCTCACTTTTATTGCTATTTTTGGTGTTTTAATTATTTTGATTTCACTACTTATGTCGCCGCATTCAAACTCTTTCTCTGGAGCGCTTATTGGTTCTAGTGATCTTGATTTGTTTCAAGTTTCAAAAGAACGAGGATTTAAAAAATTTACAAAATGAGCAATGTTTTTACTTGGCTTTATTTTTCTTGCACTTTCATTAGTCATTAGGTTATTATAA
- a CDS encoding Mhp366/Mhp367 family surface (lipo)protein: MANFLKITKFLKIISIFGVFLPLSSCGYYSSIPLVKEVKPEFEKQQDLEKQQDLENKPVQELKKPKNNDFYGASESENKSKDFEQKAEINKKNFIKTDKNSSVLEKSENIPINKINKVENSQTQTQTEDKKINIQNQPRFQKNDKEFEKKGLQVDNPVKTINNESGKSLELKKRETSKENEIPKSDDSGKIKELSSRKTDQSKTYDKKKDNFNIVKLSKFSDSGKVQKIYFGKNLSGFNTFKIETENSIFRENDQSFLGSKNENLNIYLLDRLDANKVEKTSPVRSYSVNYWNKKVRNIYYKLNYFGFKSVDYSDNRYKETFQRNIRFSSGTSILLDTNGNEALFLTNKHVLYNKKNQPMWHFFGYPFIIFYFNNKINFLPSPDYSRILDILYIKEDYEKREQKFEKKQNARTKQVFVKQVYEKYFRVVENFNSHKKDLGLFYFKYKDFISDFLAAGKFFEENRNIIKENFSWAKSTDIQTKMRNFEKSATLFSKYFEEMEKNGAVKLSDRLWKDGDIDYETKLGLFYPDKTAAKNMFKGVYIRKQDAIFFVTTGHGASGSGIFNDDGSLAFINYLIIQDPKQKGYYYDQNNLSNYIAAAIPLRTPFVDLTKEISKFYFNKS, encoded by the coding sequence GTGGCAAATTTCTTAAAAATAACAAAATTCCTAAAAATAATTAGTATTTTTGGTGTTTTTTTACCGCTTTCTTCTTGTGGTTATTATAGCTCGATTCCGCTTGTTAAGGAAGTTAAACCGGAATTTGAAAAACAACAAGATCTTGAAAAACAACAAGATCTTGAAAATAAACCTGTTCAAGAACTCAAAAAGCCAAAAAACAACGATTTTTATGGTGCTTCTGAGTCTGAGAATAAAAGCAAAGATTTTGAACAAAAAGCGGAAATAAATAAGAAAAACTTTATTAAAACAGACAAAAATTCTTCTGTTTTAGAAAAATCAGAAAATATACCGATAAATAAAATAAATAAGGTAGAAAATTCCCAAACCCAAACCCAAACCGAAGATAAAAAAATTAACATTCAAAATCAACCTAGATTCCAAAAAAACGATAAAGAATTTGAAAAAAAAGGCTTACAGGTTGATAATCCGGTTAAAACTATAAATAATGAGTCTGGAAAATCTCTTGAATTAAAAAAGCGGGAAACAAGCAAAGAAAATGAAATTCCCAAATCTGATGATTCAGGAAAAATTAAAGAATTAAGTAGCAGAAAAACTGATCAATCTAAAACCTACGATAAAAAAAAGGATAATTTTAATATTGTAAAATTGTCGAAATTTAGCGACAGTGGAAAAGTGCAAAAGATTTACTTTGGTAAAAATCTTTCTGGTTTTAACACTTTCAAAATAGAAACAGAAAATTCAATTTTCCGCGAAAACGATCAGTCGTTTTTAGGCTCAAAGAACGAAAATTTAAATATTTACCTACTTGACAGGTTAGACGCAAATAAAGTAGAAAAAACAAGTCCTGTACGTTCATATTCTGTTAATTATTGGAACAAAAAAGTTAGAAACATTTATTATAAATTAAATTATTTTGGATTTAAATCCGTAGATTATTCTGATAATAGATACAAAGAAACTTTTCAAAGAAACATAAGATTTAGTTCGGGAACTTCTATTTTGCTTGACACAAACGGAAATGAAGCGCTTTTTTTGACGAACAAACACGTTTTGTACAATAAAAAAAATCAACCAATGTGACATTTTTTTGGTTATCCTTTCATTATTTTCTATTTTAATAACAAAATTAATTTTCTTCCTTCACCTGATTATTCTCGAATTCTAGATATTTTATATATTAAGGAAGACTACGAAAAAAGGGAACAAAAATTCGAAAAAAAACAAAATGCAAGGACAAAACAAGTTTTTGTAAAACAAGTTTATGAAAAATATTTCCGGGTTGTGGAGAATTTTAATTCTCATAAAAAAGACCTTGGACTTTTTTACTTTAAATATAAAGATTTTATTAGTGATTTTCTAGCAGCAGGGAAATTTTTTGAAGAAAATAGAAACATAATAAAGGAAAATTTTTCCTGGGCAAAATCCACTGATATACAAACTAAAATGCGAAACTTTGAGAAAAGTGCGACACTTTTTAGCAAATATTTCGAGGAAATGGAAAAAAATGGCGCAGTTAAATTAAGCGACAGATTATGAAAAGACGGCGACATTGATTATGAGACAAAATTAGGATTATTTTATCCTGATAAAACCGCAGCGAAAAATATGTTCAAAGGCGTTTATATACGCAAACAAGATGCAATATTTTTTGTCACAACGGGACACGGCGCATCAGGAAGTGGAATTTTTAACGATGATGGTTCCCTTGCATTTATAAATTATCTTATCATTCAGGACCCAAAACAAAAAGGCTATTATTACGATCAAAATAATTTGTCTAATTATATAGCAGCGGCAATTCCGTTAAGAACTCCATTTGTTGATTTAACAAAGGAAATTAGTAAATTTTATTTTAATAAGAGCTAA
- the recA gene encoding recombinase RecA: protein MTETNEKSLLKHALAEIKKKFGTESIMVLGEKPPIDTEVFSSGSLAIDMALGIGGFPKGRIIEIYGPESSGKTTISLHAIAEVQKQGGIAAFIDAEHSIDPQYAKNLGIDIDNLILSQPDSGEQALDIVDTLTKTKAIDLIVVDSVAALVPIAELQGEMKDQVIGAQARLMSKALRKITASLNKNGTTVIFINQIREKVGIIFGNPETTPGGRGLKFYASIRLDVRKMQQITTGNDITGHSVKIKVVKNKLAIPFKTALVEIVFAKGISKSAEIAQLGEEHGILVRKGSWFAYKGENIAQGKINLKLLLENNPKLFNEIKEQIFEKLKENQGQAPKL from the coding sequence ATGACAGAAACAAACGAAAAATCACTATTAAAACATGCGCTTGCAGAAATTAAAAAAAAATTTGGAACCGAATCAATTATGGTTTTAGGTGAAAAACCTCCAATTGATACAGAGGTCTTTTCATCAGGAAGTTTGGCAATCGATATGGCTTTAGGAATTGGAGGTTTTCCGAAAGGCAGAATTATTGAGATTTATGGACCTGAATCATCCGGAAAAACAACAATCAGCCTTCACGCAATTGCTGAAGTTCAAAAACAAGGAGGAATTGCTGCTTTTATCGATGCAGAACACTCAATTGATCCACAATATGCAAAAAATTTAGGAATCGATATTGACAATTTAATACTTTCGCAACCAGATTCAGGTGAGCAAGCACTAGACATTGTTGATACTTTAACAAAAACAAAAGCAATTGACTTAATCGTTGTAGATTCAGTCGCAGCTTTAGTCCCTATTGCTGAACTTCAAGGGGAAATGAAAGATCAGGTTATTGGTGCTCAAGCTAGGCTTATGTCAAAAGCGCTTCGAAAAATTACAGCATCTTTAAACAAAAACGGTACAACAGTAATTTTTATTAATCAAATTAGAGAAAAAGTTGGCATAATCTTTGGCAATCCTGAAACTACCCCGGGCGGAAGAGGGCTTAAATTCTATGCATCAATTAGATTAGATGTCAGAAAAATGCAACAAATCACTACTGGAAATGACATAACAGGACATAGCGTCAAAATAAAAGTGGTTAAAAACAAGCTTGCTATTCCCTTTAAAACTGCTTTAGTGGAAATTGTTTTTGCAAAAGGCATTTCAAAATCAGCTGAAATTGCTCAATTAGGGGAAGAGCATGGAATTCTTGTAAGAAAAGGTTCGTGATTTGCTTATAAAGGCGAAAATATTGCTCAAGGAAAAATAAATTTAAAACTATTACTTGAAAATAACCCTAAATTATTTAATGAAATAAAAGAACAAATTTTTGAAAAACTAAAGGAAAATCAAGGTCAGGCTCCAAAATTATAG
- a CDS encoding phospholipase D-like domain-containing protein, which produces MYLIQHFLSKNKSWISIVTIVAVYASTSFFNLFLLFQKRRIETKISWLLACSIFPIIGPISYILLGRKYLNSQHISQYFSQYQHFVSINEGVEEKIDATHKDEDILLNFSNKYFSSPIKKFNGNLLVDGHSFFEKLFNDIKNAKKYIFIDVYIIKNDFVWRKLKKILIDKRKQGVKVKILADSFGTYFIKTRQWIELKREKIDVLLFNIFKIPFISGQSFYRNHRKVYLIDGKIVYTGGNNISEEYSGFDKNFGYWMDLNLRLEGEIVQTYCKNFLFHWSKWGKKNISKEKINSFCNINDLVAQEEEPKNVGVVVQNGPNLEHSLIEGFILKKIYSAKKNIKIFTPYFVPTQKIIDALEDVLLAKIEVEIFLPGRNDLRIIKIFNDFFARKLLNKGAKIYYFKEIFFHGKSIITDDRFGMIGTSNLDYRSLIFQYETNLFFKGEILNDFLKHIESLKKQKIIVEIRQIAKVFFVFRFLIFFFKTVI; this is translated from the coding sequence ATGTATCTAATTCAACATTTTTTATCAAAAAATAAAAGTTGAATTTCAATTGTAACCATTGTTGCGGTTTATGCATCCACTTCTTTCTTTAATTTGTTTTTATTATTCCAAAAAAGAAGAATCGAAACTAAAATTTCTTGATTGCTTGCTTGCTCAATTTTTCCAATAATAGGACCAATTTCGTACATTCTTTTAGGCAGAAAATACCTAAACAGCCAACATATAAGTCAATATTTTTCACAATATCAACATTTTGTTAGCATAAATGAAGGTGTTGAGGAAAAAATAGACGCAACTCATAAAGATGAGGATATTTTGCTGAACTTCTCAAATAAATACTTTTCTTCTCCAATTAAAAAATTTAACGGAAATTTGTTAGTTGATGGTCACAGTTTTTTTGAAAAACTTTTCAACGATATTAAAAATGCAAAAAAATACATTTTTATTGATGTTTATATAATAAAAAATGATTTTGTTTGAAGGAAGTTAAAAAAAATTCTTATCGATAAAAGAAAACAAGGTGTTAAGGTAAAAATTTTAGCTGATTCTTTTGGCACATATTTTATAAAAACGCGTCAATGAATCGAATTAAAGAGAGAAAAAATCGATGTTTTACTATTTAATATTTTTAAAATTCCTTTTATTTCTGGGCAAAGTTTTTATAGAAATCATCGAAAAGTTTATCTTATCGACGGCAAAATTGTTTATACCGGCGGAAATAATATTTCCGAAGAATATTCAGGTTTTGATAAAAATTTTGGATATTGAATGGATTTAAATCTTAGACTTGAAGGTGAAATTGTGCAAACTTATTGCAAAAATTTCTTATTTCATTGATCGAAATGAGGGAAAAAAAATATATCAAAAGAAAAAATAAATAGTTTTTGCAATATAAACGATTTGGTAGCCCAAGAAGAAGAACCAAAAAATGTAGGAGTTGTTGTTCAAAACGGCCCAAATCTTGAACACTCTTTAATTGAAGGCTTTATTTTAAAAAAAATTTATTCAGCAAAAAAAAATATAAAAATTTTTACCCCGTATTTTGTCCCAACCCAAAAAATTATTGATGCTTTAGAAGATGTTTTGCTGGCAAAGATTGAGGTGGAAATTTTTTTGCCTGGCAGAAATGATTTAAGAATAATTAAAATTTTTAACGATTTTTTTGCTAGAAAATTATTAAATAAAGGGGCAAAAATCTACTATTTTAAAGAAATTTTTTTTCACGGGAAATCAATAATTACCGACGATAGATTCGGAATGATTGGAACATCGAATTTAGATTATCGGTCCTTAATCTTTCAATACGAAACTAATCTTTTTTTTAAAGGCGAAATTCTAAATGATTTTCTAAAACATATAGAATCACTAAAAAAACAAAAAATCATCGTGGAAATCAGGCAAATAGCCAAAGTTTTCTTTGTTTTTCGATTTTTAATATTTTTTTTTAAAACTGTTATTTAA
- a CDS encoding DNA gyrase/topoisomerase IV subunit B has product MSYSVEKLKLLKGLEAVRKRPGMYIGSTDINGLHQLIWEIFDNAIDEVIAGYGDEISLTINTDNSIEISDNGRGIPTEIHKKTGKTGVELVFSELHSGAKFSDEIYKTASGLHGVGSSVVNALSKKLEIFVNRNTKLFYTSFINGGKIETRTKVIDSSKTTGTKIKFLPDFSLFSHTEFEPEIIIPRLRETCFLVNNLKINFIDLKNNISQNFSCENGIKGFVEFLNKSQNKIHDKIISFKEKMQEIIVEFAFQYVDSQQENIISFVNNVKTNLGGSHENGFKLGFLKAINTYGQQNNLIKTKQFLEFSDAKVGLSAVLSLRIPEPILEFVGQTKNKLSTILAKTVTEEIIFTNLMSFFALNKDIATKIINFLLEIYRQRQQSKLNIIESKTTKSITKEKRILSGKLTPANSKKAINRELFLVEGESAGGSAKLARNREFQAILPLKGKIVNAQKTRLIELLKNEEIIAIISALGTGVGQNFNLKNLNYGKIIIMTDADNDGAHIQILILTFLFLHMRPLIENGLVFIAQPPLYRISEKGKKDIFIWEEKEFQKRINGKNLQIQRYKGLGEMNANQLWETTMDPAKRILEKVLIDDYAKVEENFKILMGEKSDLRKNWIEKNVDFSLEDNFIDNLMGPTYE; this is encoded by the coding sequence ATGAGTTATTCAGTTGAAAAACTTAAACTTTTAAAGGGTCTTGAGGCAGTCAGAAAACGGCCAGGAATGTATATTGGATCCACCGATATCAACGGATTGCACCAATTAATTTGAGAAATTTTTGACAACGCAATTGATGAAGTGATTGCAGGATATGGCGATGAAATTTCGCTAACTATTAATACAGATAATTCAATTGAAATTAGCGATAATGGACGAGGCATTCCAACTGAAATTCATAAAAAAACAGGAAAAACTGGTGTTGAATTAGTTTTTAGTGAATTACATTCGGGTGCTAAATTTTCTGATGAAATCTACAAAACTGCTAGCGGACTTCATGGTGTTGGTTCCTCAGTTGTTAATGCTCTTTCTAAAAAACTTGAAATTTTTGTAAACCGAAATACAAAATTATTTTATACATCTTTTATTAACGGTGGAAAAATTGAGACTCGAACAAAAGTTATTGATTCAAGCAAAACAACAGGAACAAAAATTAAATTTTTACCTGATTTTTCGCTTTTTTCACACACTGAATTTGAACCAGAAATAATAATTCCTCGTTTACGTGAGACTTGTTTTTTGGTTAACAACTTAAAAATTAATTTTATTGACTTAAAAAATAATATTAGTCAAAATTTTAGCTGTGAAAATGGTATTAAAGGTTTTGTAGAGTTTTTAAACAAAAGCCAAAACAAAATACATGATAAAATTATTAGTTTTAAAGAAAAAATGCAAGAAATTATAGTAGAATTTGCATTCCAGTATGTTGATTCGCAACAAGAAAACATTATTTCTTTTGTTAATAATGTAAAAACTAATTTAGGCGGAAGTCATGAAAATGGCTTTAAATTAGGATTTTTAAAAGCAATTAACACTTACGGACAACAAAATAATTTAATTAAAACTAAACAATTTTTGGAATTTTCTGATGCAAAAGTTGGTCTTTCAGCAGTTTTATCACTTCGAATACCTGAGCCGATTCTTGAATTTGTAGGTCAAACAAAAAACAAATTATCGACAATTTTAGCAAAAACAGTCACAGAAGAAATTATTTTTACAAATCTAATGTCCTTTTTTGCGCTAAATAAAGATATTGCAACTAAAATTATCAACTTTTTATTAGAAATTTATCGCCAACGTCAGCAATCCAAATTAAACATAATTGAGTCAAAAACTACTAAATCAATAACAAAAGAAAAACGAATTCTATCAGGTAAATTAACGCCCGCAAATTCAAAAAAAGCTATAAATCGCGAACTTTTTTTAGTTGAGGGCGAATCTGCTGGCGGCTCTGCTAAACTCGCTAGAAACCGTGAGTTTCAAGCTATTTTACCTTTAAAAGGTAAAATTGTTAACGCGCAAAAAACAAGGTTAATTGAACTTTTGAAAAATGAAGAAATTATTGCAATTATTAGCGCTTTAGGAACAGGGGTTGGTCAAAATTTTAACCTTAAAAACTTAAATTATGGCAAAATTATCATTATGACCGACGCTGATAATGATGGCGCGCATATTCAAATTCTAATTTTGACTTTTCTTTTCCTACACATGCGACCTTTAATCGAAAATGGTTTGGTTTTTATAGCTCAGCCTCCTTTATATCGAATCAGTGAAAAAGGTAAAAAAGATATTTTTATTTGGGAAGAAAAAGAGTTTCAAAAAAGAATTAATGGGAAAAACTTGCAAATTCAGCGTTATAAAGGGCTTGGAGAAATGAATGCAAATCAACTTTGAGAAACAACAATGGACCCTGCAAAACGAATTTTGGAAAAAGTTTTAATCGATGATTATGCAAAAGTTGAGGAAAATTTCAAAATTTTAATGGGAGAAAAATCTGATCTTCGTAAAAATTGAATAGAAAAGAATGTTGATTTTTCACTTGAAGATAATTTTATTGACAATTTAATGGGACCAACATATGAATAA
- the gap gene encoding type I glyceraldehyde-3-phosphate dehydrogenase encodes MKKIAINGFGRIGRLALRRLFEVNDENLKVVAINDLTDAAVLAHLFKYDSAHGKFNGEITVLKENGKNYLKINGEKILVFSERDPKLLPWEELGIDLVVECTGFFASKSGASLHLEAGAKKVIISAPAGNDVKTIVYNVNCDTIDRNDRILSSASCTTNALAPLVNALDKEFGINHGFMTTIHAYTADQRLQDAPHSDLRRARAAGVNLVPSSTGAAKAIGLVVPSLTGKLDGIAIRVPVITGSFVDLSVELNTTPSVEEVNERIKKYANESFAYCNEPIVSSDIIGDKHGSIFDATLTKFVEANGKRLYKLYAWYDNEYSFVSQFVRVIRYFVKK; translated from the coding sequence ATGAAAAAAATAGCAATTAATGGATTTGGAAGAATTGGAAGATTGGCGCTTCGTCGTCTTTTTGAAGTTAATGATGAAAATTTGAAGGTTGTTGCAATCAATGATTTAACAGATGCAGCAGTTTTAGCGCATCTTTTTAAATACGATTCAGCACATGGAAAATTTAATGGAGAAATTACAGTTTTAAAAGAAAATGGCAAAAACTACCTTAAAATTAATGGTGAAAAAATCCTCGTTTTTTCTGAAAGAGACCCAAAATTATTACCTTGAGAAGAACTTGGAATTGATTTAGTGGTTGAATGCACAGGATTTTTTGCTTCTAAATCAGGTGCAAGTTTACATTTAGAAGCTGGTGCAAAAAAGGTAATTATATCTGCGCCCGCCGGAAATGATGTTAAAACTATTGTTTATAATGTAAATTGTGATACAATCGATAGAAATGATAGAATTTTATCATCTGCTTCATGTACTACAAATGCACTTGCTCCACTTGTAAACGCCCTTGATAAAGAATTTGGAATAAATCACGGATTTATGACAACAATTCACGCTTATACAGCGGATCAAAGACTACAAGATGCGCCGCATAGCGATTTAAGAAGAGCTCGAGCTGCCGGGGTTAATTTAGTTCCTTCATCAACTGGGGCTGCAAAAGCAATTGGTCTTGTTGTTCCATCTTTAACAGGAAAACTTGATGGAATTGCAATTAGAGTCCCCGTAATTACAGGATCTTTTGTTGATTTAAGTGTCGAATTAAATACAACCCCATCTGTTGAAGAAGTAAACGAACGCATTAAAAAATATGCAAACGAGTCTTTTGCATATTGCAATGAACCCATTGTTTCTAGCGATATCATCGGGGACAAACATGGTTCAATTTTTGATGCAACTTTAACAAAATTTGTCGAAGCCAATGGGAAAAGACTCTATAAATTATACGCCTGGTATGATAATGAGTATTCATTTGTTTCCCAATTTGTAAGAGTGATTAGATATTTTGTGAAAAAATAA
- a CDS encoding phosphotransferase, producing the protein MKKISIGLTNESFRDDNKFLQKKVYNGMNHKIDYRILSNFKFVPKLILDSEELIIWEWIDGNNVELTTESLKKIAVQLKKVHDSNLKFPPSNHAFRIENYLKILSEKGIKNKIIIKYEAFIKEILRNMDKTKPLHNDLWLTNMVEKNQEIYFLDWEYASKGDIHFDLAYFIESARLDAEHERIFLGFYGKTNYKDILLQRIFVLYLIILWVNAQKTKHFDDAPYMAKLENLYSQFLAWKE; encoded by the coding sequence ATGAAAAAAATTTCGATTGGATTAACTAATGAATCATTTCGTGATGATAACAAATTCTTGCAGAAAAAAGTTTATAATGGAATGAATCACAAAATTGATTATAGAATTCTATCAAATTTTAAATTTGTTCCAAAGTTAATTTTAGATTCAGAGGAATTAATTATATGAGAGTGGATTGATGGAAATAATGTTGAATTAACTACCGAATCGCTTAAAAAAATAGCAGTTCAATTAAAGAAGGTTCATGACTCTAATCTAAAATTTCCGCCCTCAAATCACGCATTTCGAATTGAAAATTATTTGAAAATTTTATCTGAAAAAGGTATAAAAAATAAAATTATTATTAAATACGAAGCTTTCATTAAAGAAATACTTCGAAATATGGATAAAACTAAACCTCTTCATAACGATTTGTGATTGACTAATATGGTTGAAAAAAACCAAGAAATTTACTTTTTAGATTGAGAATATGCATCAAAAGGCGATATTCATTTTGATCTAGCTTATTTTATCGAATCAGCCAGATTAGATGCTGAGCATGAACGAATTTTCTTAGGTTTTTATGGAAAAACTAATTATAAGGATATATTATTACAACGAATTTTTGTTTTATACCTAATAATTTTATGAGTAAACGCCCAGAAAACTAAGCATTTTGATGATGCTCCCTATATGGCAAAATTAGAAAATTTATATTCACAATTTTTAGCTTGGAAGGAATAA